A window of Natrinema sp. HArc-T2 genomic DNA:
GGAGTCCAATATGTGCGCACTCCTATGGCTTGTCGAGTTTTGCGAAAACGAACTCAGTCTGACTGCCGAGTGGATCGGTCGCCATCTCGAGTCGAACATCGGTGAACCCTGACGCACGCAACTGTACGAGCGTCTGGTCTCGTCCGGCTGCTGAAAAGAACATTCGGTCGCCCATCCAGCCGTGACGAATGGTTTCGAATCGATTACTGGGCAGCGTCATGAGCAAGTAGCCACCGTGTCGGAGAACGCGAGCGAATTCGTCGTACACTGCCGGGTGGCGCTCTCGTGGCACGTGAAACACAGCATGGTAGGCTGTAATCGCGTCGAACTGCTTGTCACCGATTGGTAACTCCGACATCTCGCCGTGAATCAATTGGGCTGTCGGAACCGTCTCTGCTGCGAGGTCGAGTCCACGCTGAGATACGTCGAGCCCGACGCTTCCCGGC
This region includes:
- a CDS encoding class I SAM-dependent methyltransferase; this encodes MDRNEVRRAWDAVSERYAEEREPDGSDARLIDELLALFPESPDVLDIGCGDGARTLSNLPPGSVGLDVSQRGLDLAAETVPTAQLIHGEMSELPIGDKQFDAITAYHAVFHVPRERHPAVYDEFARVLRHGGYLLMTLPSNRFETIRHGWMGDRMFFSAAGRDQTLVQLRASGFTDVRLEMATDPLGSQTEFVFAKLDKP